The Actinopolyspora erythraea genome has a segment encoding these proteins:
- a CDS encoding P-loop NTPase family protein: MTKLACRSWQDLPTADVVAAVESGELTTANHGTAAGQRITAATAASAAAVQRQGLAPLSDAVADWSGFGTVIPVLSGSPGAGASLVTAVLSDALSSLRQRVLLVDTAEPARSGLATAAPVEGPAEAGPHESVRVRHSWRDESTVLARLETELPVLTPGMVPPPRFFKPTSGALDVTVVDIGHDAWRMAAHPLAGPGAWLRSGSPPVRPVLVCRASRPSLSQAEQVLARLEAWNEAGVITLPIQLVVVGAWSWPAGVAGAAGRRMAALLEETVFLPHDSTMAVEGITTEPVPKRVRAAITPLLSRWGLVASSPVTSRRAVRRRNRKESSA; this comes from the coding sequence TTGACAAAGCTAGCTTGCCGAAGCTGGCAGGACCTGCCCACAGCCGATGTGGTCGCTGCGGTGGAATCCGGAGAGCTCACTACGGCTAACCACGGTACCGCGGCAGGGCAGCGGATCACCGCGGCGACGGCGGCGAGTGCGGCTGCGGTGCAACGGCAAGGGCTGGCACCGCTCAGCGACGCGGTAGCCGACTGGTCCGGCTTCGGTACCGTGATTCCAGTGCTGTCGGGGTCGCCCGGCGCGGGGGCCTCGCTCGTGACGGCAGTGCTCTCCGACGCTCTGAGCAGTCTGCGGCAACGGGTGCTGCTGGTTGACACCGCCGAGCCTGCCCGGTCGGGGTTGGCCACGGCCGCACCTGTGGAGGGGCCAGCGGAGGCCGGTCCGCACGAATCGGTGCGTGTTCGGCATTCCTGGCGTGACGAGTCCACGGTGCTGGCGCGGCTGGAGACCGAGCTGCCGGTGCTTACACCGGGGATGGTGCCGCCGCCCCGGTTCTTCAAACCCACCAGCGGGGCGCTCGACGTCACCGTTGTCGATATCGGACACGACGCGTGGCGGATGGCCGCGCATCCCTTGGCCGGTCCCGGTGCGTGGTTACGGAGCGGGAGCCCGCCCGTTCGTCCGGTTCTGGTGTGTCGGGCGAGTCGTCCGAGCCTGTCGCAGGCCGAACAGGTGCTGGCCCGGCTGGAGGCGTGGAACGAGGCCGGGGTGATCACACTTCCGATCCAGTTGGTGGTGGTCGGGGCGTGGTCGTGGCCCGCCGGGGTGGCCGGGGCTGCCGGACGGCGTATGGCGGCGCTGCTCGAGGAGACGGTGTTCCTGCCGCACGACTCGACCATGGCGGTGGAGGGCATCACCACCGAACCCGTTCCGAAGCGAGTCCGCGCGGCGATCACGCCGCTGCTGAGCCGTTGGGGACTCGTTGCTTCTTCGCCGGTGACCTCACGACGTGCTGTTCGTCGCCGGAACAGAAAGGAATCCTCAGCATGA
- a CDS encoding type IV secretory system conjugative DNA transfer family protein, which yields MSTHRRLSPATDRDLALMGLLVAVLGALLALAAALMTGVAVATTLAGGPWAVPGFDTWVHRTLGVLTHPTEPTAGLGAPWETALTGQADLYWIVTVTILATGTAVITTGIVVAWRRFGPSTPGHASREDIRRELSPEAARRTAHWTRPGLSPRERRRAPLEELAVPLHRGPNRQRLCVPLENPTGAFAPTQSGKSRTDLVHKALSAPGALLCSTTKPDLVEFAALARTRREQAGPVLVFDTTGEVSWPARVRYSPITGCTEFTVARRRAETLVDAAAVGLENIGGNDKVFRERAKTVVQSYLIAAAHDRREVGDLVTWAITKPPDQEPVELLRHYGFPELADNLRAEIGMVAETSDAVWLSVRRVIEPWLDPQLRQLCAPEPGQEFDVGSFIDNHGSLFLIAGEHQSAQVRPILTALVEDILTTEQDVALSYPHRRLDPPATNVLDELFDATPIPRLPEILADSAGRGVRIDWAAQSLAHLEILYEETGRRQLLDNTTTLTLWGGIKDPQTLEWASTLTGHHERRRYQQQSDGLLGTSRTSIGTETVPTYRPGAVRTLDRGRVLVFHRHLDPILAHTLDVTRRRDWTQLRADVETIRHGQPPVSPGGYPLPTASQPGNTPTVAEEDGKP from the coding sequence ATGAGCACACATCGTCGACTGTCACCGGCCACCGATCGCGACCTCGCGCTGATGGGATTGCTGGTCGCGGTGCTCGGTGCGCTGCTGGCTCTGGCCGCCGCCTTGATGACCGGTGTTGCCGTGGCCACCACGCTGGCGGGCGGCCCCTGGGCCGTCCCCGGCTTCGACACGTGGGTCCACAGAACACTCGGCGTGCTCACCCACCCCACCGAGCCGACCGCCGGACTCGGTGCCCCGTGGGAAACGGCACTGACCGGTCAGGCCGACCTGTACTGGATTGTCACCGTGACAATACTAGCCACAGGGACTGCCGTGATAACCACAGGGATCGTGGTGGCTTGGCGCCGATTCGGACCCTCCACCCCGGGGCATGCCTCCCGGGAGGACATCCGCCGCGAACTCTCACCGGAGGCCGCCCGCCGAACCGCCCACTGGACCCGCCCCGGACTCAGCCCCCGCGAGCGACGCCGCGCCCCGCTGGAGGAACTGGCCGTACCGCTGCACCGCGGGCCGAACCGCCAGCGTTTGTGCGTCCCACTGGAAAACCCCACCGGCGCGTTCGCTCCCACCCAGTCGGGCAAATCCCGCACCGACCTGGTGCACAAAGCCTTGTCCGCCCCGGGCGCACTGTTGTGCTCGACGACCAAACCGGACCTGGTCGAATTCGCCGCGCTGGCCCGCACCCGCCGCGAGCAGGCCGGGCCGGTGCTGGTGTTCGACACTACCGGCGAGGTGTCCTGGCCCGCGAGGGTGCGCTATTCCCCGATCACCGGCTGCACCGAGTTCACCGTCGCCCGTCGACGGGCCGAAACCCTCGTCGACGCCGCCGCCGTGGGACTGGAAAACATCGGTGGCAACGACAAGGTCTTCCGTGAACGCGCCAAAACCGTGGTGCAGAGCTATCTCATCGCCGCTGCCCACGACCGGCGTGAGGTCGGTGACCTGGTCACTTGGGCCATCACCAAACCGCCCGACCAGGAACCGGTCGAACTGCTGCGCCACTACGGATTCCCCGAACTGGCCGACAACCTACGAGCCGAGATCGGCATGGTCGCCGAAACCTCGGATGCGGTGTGGTTGAGCGTACGCCGCGTCATCGAACCCTGGCTGGACCCGCAGCTGCGACAACTGTGCGCCCCCGAACCGGGTCAGGAATTCGATGTCGGCAGCTTCATCGACAACCACGGCTCCCTGTTCCTCATCGCCGGCGAACACCAGTCCGCCCAAGTCCGCCCGATCCTGACCGCCCTGGTCGAAGACATCCTGACCACCGAACAAGACGTGGCACTGTCCTACCCGCACCGGCGGCTGGACCCACCGGCCACCAACGTGCTCGACGAACTCTTCGACGCCACCCCGATCCCACGACTGCCCGAGATCCTGGCCGACTCCGCCGGACGCGGGGTCCGCATCGACTGGGCCGCCCAATCCCTGGCGCACCTGGAGATCCTCTACGAGGAAACCGGGCGGCGCCAACTACTCGACAACACCACCACACTCACCCTCTGGGGAGGAATCAAAGACCCCCAAACCCTGGAGTGGGCCTCCACCCTGACCGGCCACCATGAGCGACGGCGCTACCAGCAGCAGTCCGACGGCTTGCTGGGCACCTCCCGCACCTCCATCGGCACCGAAACCGTGCCCACCTACCGGCCCGGCGCCGTGCGCACCCTCGACCGCGGCCGCGTCTTGGTGTTCCACCGCCACCTCGACCCCATCCTCGCCCACACCCTCGATGTCACCCGGCGCCGCGACTGGACCCAGCTACGCGCCGACGTCGAAACCATCCGCCACGGGCAGCCGCCCGTCTCACCCGGTGGCTACCCCCTGCCCACCGCGTCACAACCCGGTAACACACCCACCGTGGCCGAGGAGGACGGAAAACCGTGA
- a CDS encoding ATP-binding protein → MTRTPPRGAAQLLRDTGQTLPHIPSPAHPTPPPSRGERINRPRAPRRGRSRPGHGWSPVAAPMTVYQATTSEIGGLFPLLAANGIPAVGARIGYDTLSGSAFYAHPVDWVLRGLTTNPNLVVFGEPGRGKSSTVVAFLLRMMLFGTKTLISGDVKGEYSPLLRALGISPIALGRGLSTRLNALDLGPIAARWDSWSAQRQRDELDALLARWVKLLVALAEAQGYAPTVTDEAVLAQVLRRLLGTTDGASRLRPVTIPDVQRELADPDEQLWRETRFADRRQFLDTLRPITDALANLITGPLSGLFDEPTNFDLDWQAPIQSMDLSRLRGRGDQAVAVALTCLGSWSSMITDLQDDGEIRIVVRDEVWRQMRLGSKAVQAVDSDLRLSRAEQKIQILVGHKPSDFLSVGSAGSQEVAIAKDLLALCSTRILFGQSTRVADELAGDFALSTKESEVTTGWCMERTGRALWKLENSPGYKVQTVLSRVEQNAFDTNAHLRGNGGETR, encoded by the coding sequence GTGACCCGCACACCCCCACGCGGCGCCGCCCAACTGCTCCGCGACACCGGCCAGACCCTGCCGCACATTCCCTCACCAGCACACCCCACACCGCCGCCTTCGCGGGGTGAGCGGATCAACCGGCCGCGGGCTCCCCGTCGCGGCCGCTCCCGCCCCGGGCACGGGTGGTCCCCGGTCGCCGCGCCGATGACGGTGTATCAGGCCACCACCAGCGAGATCGGCGGACTGTTCCCACTGCTGGCCGCCAACGGTATCCCGGCGGTGGGGGCCCGAATCGGCTACGACACGTTGTCCGGCAGCGCGTTCTACGCCCATCCCGTCGACTGGGTACTGCGCGGGCTGACCACCAATCCGAACCTGGTCGTCTTCGGCGAACCAGGACGGGGCAAAAGCAGCACCGTGGTCGCTTTTTTGCTGCGCATGATGCTGTTTGGCACCAAAACGCTGATCTCCGGCGACGTGAAAGGCGAGTATTCACCCCTGCTGCGCGCACTGGGCATCAGCCCGATCGCGCTGGGACGGGGACTGTCCACCCGCCTCAACGCGCTGGACCTGGGGCCGATCGCCGCCCGGTGGGACTCGTGGTCAGCCCAGCGGCAACGCGACGAACTCGACGCGCTGCTGGCCCGGTGGGTCAAGCTCCTCGTCGCGTTGGCCGAAGCCCAGGGCTACGCGCCCACCGTGACCGACGAGGCTGTGCTTGCCCAGGTGCTGCGTCGACTGCTCGGCACGACCGACGGCGCCAGCCGGTTGCGCCCGGTCACCATTCCCGACGTGCAGCGCGAACTGGCCGATCCGGACGAACAGCTCTGGCGTGAGACCCGCTTCGCCGACCGGCGCCAGTTCCTCGACACACTGCGGCCGATCACCGACGCGCTGGCCAACCTCATCACCGGCCCGCTGTCCGGACTGTTCGACGAACCCACCAATTTCGACCTGGACTGGCAGGCCCCGATCCAGTCCATGGACCTCTCCCGACTGCGCGGCCGCGGTGACCAGGCCGTGGCGGTGGCGTTGACCTGCCTGGGCTCGTGGTCATCGATGATCACCGATCTGCAGGACGACGGCGAGATCCGCATCGTCGTGCGCGACGAGGTCTGGCGCCAAATGCGGCTGGGCTCGAAAGCCGTGCAAGCAGTCGACTCGGACCTGCGGCTCTCCCGCGCCGAGCAGAAAATCCAGATCCTCGTCGGCCACAAACCCAGCGATTTCCTCTCCGTCGGCAGCGCGGGCTCCCAAGAGGTCGCCATCGCCAAAGACCTGCTGGCCCTGTGCAGCACACGGATCCTGTTCGGACAATCCACCCGGGTCGCCGACGAGCTGGCGGGAGACTTCGCTCTGTCAACCAAAGAATCCGAGGTCACCACCGGCTGGTGCATGGAACGCACCGGCCGGGCGTTGTGGAAGCTGGAAAACAGCCCCGGCTACAAAGTCCAAACCGTGCTCTCCCGCGTCGAACAGAACGCCTTCGACACCAACGCCCACCTGCGCGGAAACGGTGGGGAGACGCGATGA
- a CDS encoding WhiB family transcriptional regulator: MSLRDLMKLVSQYGSCVSADNADAWFREQPRGPSAREIQRRQAREACSGCPVQTECLTVGVTHELCTEMCWGIWGGVCAADRQELIDKGVGVTCCGSDPVEDMVVNLLSIARFSE, from the coding sequence ATGTCGTTGCGTGATCTCATGAAACTGGTAAGCCAATACGGGTCCTGCGTGTCGGCGGACAATGCTGACGCGTGGTTTCGCGAACAGCCACGAGGTCCGTCGGCCCGTGAAATCCAGCGCAGGCAGGCGCGTGAGGCCTGCTCCGGCTGTCCGGTTCAAACCGAGTGTCTTACGGTCGGAGTCACTCATGAGTTGTGTACCGAGATGTGCTGGGGAATCTGGGGCGGAGTGTGTGCCGCTGATCGGCAAGAGCTGATCGACAAAGGTGTTGGCGTTACATGCTGTGGAAGCGACCCTGTCGAAGACATGGTGGTCAACTTGCTCTCGATCGCCCGCTTCAGTGAGTGA
- a CDS encoding SCO6880 family protein, producing the protein MSSVRIYRGLARREKPGWIMGLSPAQALACLVLAVPVLWTVSAGQFLRALILAGVCGLAAALVVVPVRGRPALRWLAHVLLYQLGAALGWSRWQSRAAAGELDDPNEPDLPGVLQRVSFPDGPVFQHHGRVCLIHDTGEGRWGATARVTHTGVGLLSAEECDRLASRLGSMLLSIGHRDVVDRLSLLVRTVPDDGTEYEVWRARHDVAEAPDLARRAVDELDRTIGAVSVRHEVFVTVSGPEDALRKPAAAAGGGVEGRARVLYRVLDGLEDPLKALGAGSVEWLSGSGLAEAIRTGFNPDSSAVLRAGQLTGSESDEVRLPLAAAGPTQAPTPGWRRYDHDAYSTVSYSVLMPESGTVFGSLAPLLAVKSAGERRCLAMHYEVLGSRAASRSVQGYRFRSGVMRDYKASKGFSASAADDREAGGARAQEQAVAAGHSLVRYAAAAAVTVPADRPVEDHAARLENDAAGRFRLLRLDLAQDSAFVAACLPLGIGLPNARGGLL; encoded by the coding sequence ATGAGCAGCGTACGGATTTATCGAGGCCTGGCCCGGCGGGAAAAGCCCGGCTGGATCATGGGACTGTCCCCCGCGCAAGCGCTAGCCTGCCTTGTCCTGGCAGTGCCGGTGCTGTGGACCGTCTCAGCCGGACAGTTCCTGCGGGCATTGATTCTGGCCGGAGTGTGCGGACTCGCAGCGGCACTGGTGGTGGTGCCGGTACGGGGCCGCCCGGCGCTGCGGTGGCTGGCCCATGTGCTGCTGTACCAGCTCGGGGCGGCCTTGGGGTGGTCACGGTGGCAGTCCCGCGCTGCTGCCGGTGAGTTGGATGATCCGAACGAACCGGATTTGCCCGGTGTGCTTCAACGGGTGTCGTTTCCGGACGGTCCGGTGTTTCAGCACCACGGAAGAGTATGCCTGATCCACGACACCGGCGAAGGACGATGGGGCGCTACCGCCCGAGTGACCCACACCGGGGTGGGGCTGCTCTCGGCCGAGGAGTGTGACCGGTTGGCGTCTCGGCTGGGCAGCATGTTGCTCTCGATCGGGCACCGCGACGTCGTCGACCGGCTGTCGCTGCTGGTGCGCACCGTGCCCGATGACGGCACCGAGTACGAGGTGTGGCGTGCCCGCCACGATGTGGCCGAGGCGCCGGATCTGGCCCGCCGCGCGGTCGACGAACTCGACCGCACCATCGGGGCGGTCTCGGTGCGCCACGAGGTCTTCGTGACGGTGTCCGGCCCGGAGGACGCGCTACGCAAACCCGCCGCCGCTGCCGGAGGCGGAGTCGAGGGCCGCGCACGGGTGCTCTACCGCGTGCTCGACGGGCTCGAGGACCCGCTCAAAGCCCTCGGCGCCGGCAGTGTGGAGTGGCTGTCCGGCAGCGGGTTGGCCGAGGCGATCCGCACCGGGTTCAATCCCGACAGTTCGGCGGTGTTGCGGGCCGGGCAGCTGACCGGATCGGAGAGCGACGAGGTGAGGTTGCCGCTGGCAGCGGCGGGACCGACCCAGGCCCCCACGCCGGGATGGCGGCGCTACGACCACGACGCCTACTCCACGGTCTCCTACAGCGTGCTCATGCCCGAATCCGGCACCGTGTTCGGCTCACTCGCCCCACTGCTGGCGGTCAAATCCGCTGGGGAACGCCGGTGCCTGGCGATGCACTACGAGGTGTTGGGTTCACGTGCCGCCTCCCGCTCGGTGCAGGGCTACCGGTTCCGCTCCGGAGTGATGCGCGACTACAAAGCGTCGAAAGGATTCTCGGCCAGCGCGGCCGACGACCGCGAAGCCGGCGGAGCCCGAGCCCAGGAACAAGCCGTGGCCGCCGGGCACTCGCTCGTGCGCTACGCCGCGGCCGCGGCGGTGACCGTGCCCGCTGACCGGCCGGTGGAGGATCACGCCGCCCGGCTGGAAAACGACGCCGCCGGCCGGTTCCGCCTACTACGACTCGATCTCGCCCAGGACAGCGCGTTCGTGGCCGCCTGCCTGCCTCTCGGTATCGGACTCCCGAACGCGCGAGGAGGTCTGCTGTGA
- a CDS encoding helix-turn-helix domain-containing protein: MTEPGANAAGDTFATKLNRLFSSVKREDGTSYGKPEVAEFIGVSRGYLYDLLKGKNEPSHSVVVKLAEFFGVELEYFADTERGRDLNHQHDLLAKLGEQNVRQIATRASQLSTDQLRSVMDFIDFQAGRPGEDHSSE, translated from the coding sequence GTGACCGAGCCCGGAGCAAACGCGGCGGGTGACACGTTCGCCACCAAGCTGAACCGGCTTTTCAGCAGCGTAAAACGTGAAGACGGTACCTCTTACGGTAAGCCGGAGGTAGCCGAGTTCATCGGTGTGTCGCGCGGGTATCTCTACGACCTACTGAAAGGTAAGAACGAGCCAAGCCACTCCGTCGTGGTCAAGCTCGCCGAGTTCTTCGGAGTCGAGCTGGAATACTTCGCCGACACCGAACGTGGCCGCGACCTCAACCATCAACATGATCTGCTGGCGAAGCTTGGCGAGCAGAACGTACGCCAGATCGCGACGCGTGCCAGCCAACTCTCAACGGATCAACTGCGCAGCGTCATGGACTTCATCGACTTCCAAGCTGGTCGCCCAGGAGAAGACCACTCGTCCGAGTGA
- a CDS encoding alpha/beta fold hydrolase yields MKKAGTVQAHRGMVTVGDAELYYEIRGNGTPLLIIQGGLSEAGTTEQIAAELAEHYQVISYDRRGLSRSSLPDGKAQAPVTMGTHADDAAALLATVTDQPAYVVGPSIGAVIGLFLALRHPERVAMLVAHEPPMLSLVRDPDQETGLAEVAALAEQDVHAAIQHFVTFGGNESPACEMGAQAGAQVGDAEANLRWFFTHDFPATRHASLDIEQLSSTPVPIIPTGGDDGHERWEYRCAEQLAQLLPRRLVELPGGHNGLVSHPRASAAVLRKLFTEPEI; encoded by the coding sequence ATGAAGAAAGCGGGAACGGTGCAAGCACATCGGGGAATGGTCACGGTCGGCGACGCTGAGCTCTATTACGAGATCCGCGGTAACGGCACTCCGCTGCTGATCATTCAGGGGGGATTGAGCGAAGCGGGGACCACGGAACAGATCGCTGCGGAGTTGGCCGAGCACTATCAGGTGATCTCCTATGATCGTCGTGGCCTGTCGCGCAGTTCCCTTCCGGACGGGAAGGCGCAGGCACCGGTCACGATGGGGACTCATGCCGATGACGCGGCAGCGCTGTTGGCTACGGTGACGGATCAGCCCGCTTATGTGGTGGGGCCGAGTATTGGTGCGGTCATCGGGCTGTTTCTGGCTCTCCGGCATCCCGAGCGTGTGGCGATGCTGGTCGCTCACGAACCGCCGATGCTCTCACTGGTGCGGGATCCGGATCAGGAAACCGGGCTGGCCGAGGTTGCCGCACTCGCCGAACAGGATGTTCACGCCGCGATCCAGCACTTCGTCACGTTCGGTGGTAACGAATCGCCCGCGTGCGAGATGGGAGCCCAGGCAGGGGCGCAGGTCGGTGATGCCGAGGCGAATCTACGATGGTTTTTCACCCACGACTTCCCCGCAACCCGACACGCCAGTCTCGACATCGAGCAGCTGTCGTCCACCCCGGTACCGATCATCCCTACTGGCGGGGACGACGGCCACGAGCGGTGGGAATACCGCTGCGCCGAACAGCTCGCCCAACTCCTGCCACGGCGGCTCGTCGAACTACCCGGTGGGCACAACGGCCTGGTCAGCCATCCCCGGGCCAGCGCGGCCGTACTCCGCAAGCTGTTCACGGAGCCTGAGATATGA
- a CDS encoding C40 family peptidase, with translation MSGKVGLIAAPLALLVVLPMALIGLTFLSVTGGAAAVLGSCAAVGGPGGPPQQIGQRHWSSAQLTNARTITTVVMRRELPQRAAVLALSTAIVESRLRNLDHGDRDSLGLFQQRPSKNWGSPEQILNPVYATNEFLDHLLALDGWYSMPPGRAQQAVQHSAYPDRYAPQEPPARALMRRFWTGPNNPPPSADEPPDTGNDTGEKHRAALGCANRGGSDLPLDPQKIPDDFTLPDDPRRRAAVKYALSKLGAPYVWGAKGPNAFDCSGLTQAAWAHAGVGISAGTTNQVHDGRAVGSIAKLAPGDLVFIPGSLGSPANPRHVGLYAGHGLIVNAYDTDTGVILEKLSAWNDDIVAIRRVAEPTAPQGNRT, from the coding sequence ATGAGCGGCAAAGTCGGCCTGATCGCGGCCCCACTGGCGCTCCTGGTCGTGCTGCCGATGGCCCTGATCGGCCTCACCTTCCTGTCGGTCACCGGCGGCGCGGCCGCCGTACTCGGATCGTGCGCCGCCGTCGGTGGGCCGGGCGGACCGCCCCAGCAGATCGGCCAGCGACACTGGAGCTCCGCGCAGCTGACCAACGCCCGCACCATCACCACCGTGGTGATGCGCCGTGAACTGCCCCAGCGCGCGGCGGTGCTGGCCCTGTCCACCGCCATCGTCGAAAGTCGGCTACGCAACCTCGACCACGGCGACCGCGACAGTCTCGGGCTCTTTCAACAGCGCCCCAGCAAAAACTGGGGCAGCCCGGAACAGATCCTCAACCCCGTTTATGCCACCAACGAGTTCCTCGACCATCTCCTCGCCCTCGACGGGTGGTATTCCATGCCGCCGGGCCGGGCCCAGCAGGCAGTGCAGCACAGCGCCTACCCCGACCGCTACGCCCCGCAGGAACCACCCGCTCGGGCGCTGATGCGGCGGTTCTGGACCGGGCCGAACAACCCACCCCCCAGCGCCGACGAGCCTCCCGACACCGGTAACGACACCGGCGAGAAGCACCGGGCCGCACTGGGCTGCGCCAACCGGGGCGGCTCCGACCTGCCGCTGGATCCGCAGAAGATCCCGGACGATTTCACCCTGCCCGACGATCCGCGCCGCCGCGCGGCCGTGAAATACGCACTGAGCAAACTCGGCGCGCCGTATGTGTGGGGCGCCAAAGGACCCAACGCGTTCGACTGCTCCGGGCTCACCCAGGCCGCCTGGGCACATGCCGGGGTGGGCATCTCGGCAGGCACCACCAACCAGGTCCACGACGGACGCGCGGTCGGCTCCATCGCCAAACTGGCCCCAGGCGATCTCGTGTTCATCCCCGGCTCGCTCGGCTCTCCGGCCAACCCCCGACACGTGGGGCTGTACGCCGGGCACGGACTCATCGTCAACGCCTACGACACAGACACCGGCGTCATCCTCGAGAAACTCTCCGCCTGGAACGACGACATCGTCGCCATCCGCCGCGTCGCCGAACCCACTGCGCCACAAGGGAATCGGACATGA